The proteins below come from a single Harpia harpyja isolate bHarHar1 chromosome W unlocalized genomic scaffold, bHarHar1 primary haplotype SUPER_W_unloc_3, whole genome shotgun sequence genomic window:
- the LOC128138158 gene encoding uncharacterized protein LOC128138158: protein NSILFQSAAEPARSSTLCRLHRCGWDRAVLHIPKATKSHPCPCCFAGSFCDASDVLGADLLDCSYSMPDRQLVRRVASQVEFHLSDENLAKDAFLLKHVQRNKVGFVSIKLLTSLKKVGSPLRWPAGVGVSSTGFSVSWVPIPESLLSIPPSKLLLAWELLLLEQDMLLLLQKNFLKTITRMFSPFGTIASIRILRPGRKLPSGVRKYTSDFPELLSKHCALVEYKSLGSASALRSLEDLGRQSGPCGESIRVVRLCRKGSKKTPGSEREVAEELVDQPGWKAQAVAATFPDGLGDSLLCSSPELNGAQALPPLLLHKDPSAPSRPGSNFKPSNFGNGFNGLLLASKVFPPLGTGLGTGSCYGLCSSTESTRGCGWGSGVGAWAPWPSSPSPDAKPLAGNPPAATWVPEPLGCGNCLLRDQPKPPPSYLSESSDLCFWYRRSQLPASGSSKRIPSDTSRPGAVPATPLSKKPKSLAGTPATTHVLTDRRGGDGLTDSGGAGVSPPLQALGDGIASPSAAPSFPRQKKRTDTRPWGLPPLNRSALPQCNCNCRQGNSNYRSQEHLVSIQYFDTNLSSPRKSGKWDILLLTEPVLKKINSRIASLIYGLFSVWSTLYPFPGPHRCSSHCTAPQQKGPNPGALSLYHEHRLILPDTLPRQTATRRYCCSNNQ from the exons AactccattttatttcagagcGCAGCTGAGCCAGCCCGCTCCTCAACACTCTGCCGTCTGCACCGCTGTGGCTGGGACCGGGCAGTGCTGCACATCCCAAAGGCCACCAAGTCACACCCGTGTCCCTGCTGCTTTGCCGGGAGCTTCTGCGATGCGAGCGATGTTTTGGGGGCTGATCTCTTGGACTGCAGCTACTCCATGCCTGACCGGCAGCTGGTCAGGAGGGTTGCGTCCCAGGTGGAATTCCACCTCTCTGACGAGAACCTGGCCAAGGAtgctttcctcctgaaacatGTCCAGAGGAACAAGGTGGGCTTTGTCAGCATCAAACTGCTGACGTCCTTGAAGAAGGTAGGCAGCCCGTTGCGTTGGCCAGCCGGGGTgggagtttcttcgaccggcttttcggtatcatggGTCCCCATCCCTGAGTCCCTGCTGAGCATCCCCCCCAGCAaactgctgctggcctgggagctgctgctcctggagcaggacatgctgctgctgctccagaagaatTTCCTCAAGACCATCACGAGGATGTTCAGCCCCTTCGGCACCATCGCCTCCATCCGCATCCTGCGGCCGGGCCGCAAGCTGCCCTCAGGTGTGCGGAAATACACGTCAGACTTCCCCGAGCTGCTGAGCAAGCACTGCGCGCTGGTGGAGTACAAGAGCCTGGGGAGCGCTTCAGCCTTGAGGAGCCTTGAGGACCTCGGCCGCCAGAGCGGTCCGTGTGGCGAGAGCATCAGGGTGGTCCGGCTCTGCAGGAAGGGCTCCAAGAAGACACCCGGGTCCGAGAGGGAGGTGGCGGAGGAGCTGGTGGACCAGCCGGGTTGGAAAGCGCAGGCGGTGGCCGCGACCTTCCCCGACGGCCTCGGggactccctgctctgcagctccccggaGCTGAACGGTGCCCAGGCGTTGccacccctcctcctgcacaaGGACCCCTCGGCACCCTCCCGGCCCGGCAGCAACTTCAAGCCCAGCAATTTCGGCAACGGCTTCAATGGATTGCTCCTCGCCAGCAAAGTCTTCCCTCCACTGGGGACAGGCttgggcacaggcagctgctacggcctctgctccagcactgagaGCACCCGTGGCTGcggctgggggagtggggtgggtgcctgggcaccctggcccagcagcccctctccagaTGCCAAACCTCTTGCCGGCAATCCTCCGGCAGCGACGTGGGTGCCTGAGCCCCTCGGATGCG gaaacTGTCTCCTCCGGGATCAACCCAAGCCTCCTCCCAGTTATCTCTCAGAGTCTTCTGACCTCTGCTTTTGGTACCGGAGATCGCAGCTACCTGCCTCAGGCTCCTCCAA GcgaatcccatctgacaccagcaggcctggggccGTGCCGGCCACCCCATTATcgaaaaaacccaaaagtctggCGGGGACACCAGCCACGACCCACGTATTAACGGACCGG cgggggggggacggactgactgacagcggcggggcgggggtgtcgCCCCCCCTCCAGGCGCTGGGGGACGGCATCGCATCCCCCTCGgccgccccttccttccccaggcagaagaaaCGGACGGACACACGGCCATGGGGGCTTCCTCCCCTGAACCGCTCCGCTCTGCCACAG TGCAACTGTAATTGCCGACAAGGTAACAGCAACTATCGATCCCAGGAGCACCTGGTGTCTATACAGTATTTTGATACAAACTTATCATCTCCAAGAAA ATCAGGGAAGTGGGACATCCTCCTCCTGACAGAACCAGTGCTAAAGAAGATCAACTCACGGATAGCTTCCCTTATTTATGGCTTGTTCTCCGTCTGGTCAACTCTCTATCCATTCCCTGGTCCTCACCGCTGTTCGTCTCATTGTACAGCCCCCCAGCAGAAGGGACCGAACCCTGGTGCACTCAGCCTGTACCACG AGCATCGCCTCATTCTGCCAGACACATTACCCCGTCAGACGGCCACACGTCGCTACTGCTGCAGTAACAACCAGTAA